The proteins below come from a single Osmerus mordax isolate fOsmMor3 chromosome 3, fOsmMor3.pri, whole genome shotgun sequence genomic window:
- the LOC136937898 gene encoding trafficking regulator of GLUT4 1, giving the protein MASNSITTKLTACGGREEGQRVNQLTESSQAPVTSQPTISEQPATPSGPGRAAELDHLAVISEKMENSNGICPASADPSPSASSLSSPQKQQHTKPGGHQLNGRSQLGSRSGSLGHSAGSPRPSLSRKPSMLPEGPDDGSKPRDYLILAILSCFCPLWPINIVALTFSVMSRNSLQEGNIDGARRLGRNAMILSIVSLVGGIIIITAAIIFNWGHGKTSSPSPESDLLQSNQDFRSTDISLQLAAKGRYMLLRFSKDGHMGTPSSPWNALYELSVSPRRARHAPPDYPS; this is encoded by the exons ATGGCTTCAAActccatcaccaccaaactCACTGCTTGCGGTGGCAGGGAGGAAGGTCAGAGAGTGAACCAGCTTACGGAGTCAAGCCAAGCACCTGTCACCTCCCAACCAACAATCTCCGAACAACCAGCCACACCCTCTGGCCCAGGGAGGGCTGCTGAACTGGACCACCTGGCAGTGATCAGCGAGAAGATGGAGAACA GTAATGGAATTTGTCCTGCCTCTgcagacccctccccctctgcatcctccctctcctccccgcaaAAGCAGCAGCATACCAAGCCAGGTGGGCACCAACTGAATGGTCGCTCCCAGCTGGGCAGTCGCTCTGGCTCGTTGGGCCACTCAGCGGGGTCCCCTAGACCCTCCCTCAGTCGCAAACCCAGTATGCTGCCAGAGGGCCCTGACGATGGGTCCAAACCCAGAGACTATCTGATTTTAGCAATCCTGTCCTGTTTCTGCCCTCTATGGCCCATCAACATCGTAGCTCTGACCTTCTCTGTAATG TCCCGGAACAGTCTGCAGGAGGGGAACATCGATGGGGCACGGCGCTTGGGTCGTAATGCCATGATACTATCCATTGTCTCCCTAGTGGGAGGGATCATCATCATTACTGCAGCTATCATCTTCAACTGGGGAC ATGGCAAAAcaagctccccctcccccgaaAGTGATCTCCTACAGAGCAATCAGGACTTTAGGTCAACAGACATTTCTCTCCAGCTTGCTgctaaaggccgatatatgcttctgcgtttttcgaaagacggacacatgggaacgccctcgtctccgtggaacgccctctacgagctctccgtcagccctcggagagctcgaCATGCACCTCCtgactatccgtcgtaa